The following proteins are co-located in the Siansivirga zeaxanthinifaciens CC-SAMT-1 genome:
- a CDS encoding lactate utilization protein B, translating into MAHAQEATTFNENESKVNWHDKALWFVRQKRDKAAFNVKGWETLRDLASAIKANVMSNLDIYLEEFEANAIKNGVTVHWAKDAEEHNKIVHGILQKTNVKKIVKSKSMLTEECHLNPYLEANGIEVIDTDLGERIVQLAEEPPSHIVLPAIHKTKEEVDELFQEHLGTKPCNGDPQYLTDEARKHLRNKFLKADAAVTGVNFAIAETGGIVVCTNEGNADMGAHLAKVHIACMGMEKLIPQEKHLGVFLRLLARSATGQPITTYSSHFNKPAPGTEMHIVIVDNGRTEQLSREDFRASLHCIRCGACMNTCPIYRRSGGHSYNATIPGPIGSILSPGKDLTKHSDLPFASTLCGSCSDVCPVKINIHEQLYKWRQIITKDVPQPIVKKSVLKVTGNVLANSKMYDFVGKSSRFMLKHTPRFLVYSKLNTWGKERELPEVKNGNFDEWYKKRKKNE; encoded by the coding sequence ATGGCACACGCACAAGAAGCAACAACTTTTAATGAAAATGAGTCGAAGGTTAATTGGCATGACAAGGCCCTGTGGTTTGTTAGGCAAAAACGCGATAAAGCGGCTTTTAATGTAAAAGGTTGGGAAACATTAAGAGACTTGGCATCGGCAATTAAAGCCAATGTAATGTCTAATTTAGATATTTATCTTGAAGAATTTGAAGCTAATGCCATAAAGAATGGTGTTACAGTTCACTGGGCTAAAGACGCCGAAGAGCATAATAAAATAGTACACGGTATTCTACAAAAAACCAACGTTAAGAAGATTGTTAAGAGTAAATCAATGCTTACCGAAGAATGTCATTTAAACCCATATTTAGAGGCTAATGGTATTGAGGTAATTGATACCGATTTGGGCGAACGTATCGTACAATTGGCAGAAGAACCGCCAAGCCACATTGTTTTACCTGCAATTCATAAAACAAAAGAAGAAGTTGATGAATTATTTCAAGAACATTTAGGTACCAAACCTTGTAATGGTGATCCGCAGTACTTGACCGATGAAGCCAGAAAACATTTGCGTAATAAGTTTTTAAAAGCCGATGCTGCAGTAACAGGCGTTAATTTTGCTATTGCAGAGACAGGTGGTATTGTAGTTTGTACTAACGAAGGTAATGCCGATATGGGAGCGCATCTTGCTAAAGTGCATATTGCTTGTATGGGAATGGAGAAATTAATACCACAAGAAAAGCATTTGGGCGTATTTCTAAGATTGTTAGCAAGAAGTGCTACAGGACAACCTATAACTACGTATTCTTCGCATTTTAACAAGCCAGCTCCAGGGACAGAAATGCATATTGTTATTGTTGATAACGGTAGAACTGAGCAATTAAGTCGAGAAGATTTTAGAGCCTCTTTGCATTGTATACGCTGTGGTGCTTGTATGAATACATGTCCTATTTACAGACGAAGTGGTGGCCATAGTTATAATGCTACTATTCCAGGGCCTATTGGTTCTATCTTATCTCCAGGAAAAGATTTAACCAAACATAGCGATTTACCTTTTGCATCAACACTTTGCGGTTCTTGTAGCGATGTTTGTCCTGTTAAAATTAATATCCACGAACAGTTATACAAATGGCGCCAAATAATCACAAAAGACGTGCCTCAACCTATAGTTAAAAAATCTGTTTTAAAAGTTACAGGAAATGTTTTAGCAAATTCTAAAATGTATGATTTTGTCGGAAAGTCGTCACGTTTTATGCTTAAGCATACCCCACGATTTTTAGTTTATTCTAAATTAAATACCTGGGGAAAAGAAAGAGAATTACCTGAAGTTAAAAATGGTAATTTCGATGAATGGTATAAAAAAAGAAAGAAAAATGAGTAG
- a CDS encoding LutC/YkgG family protein has translation MSRESILNAVRKNKPEALPLPEIDLNVFAEDKDLVKTFIENVQFVGGRAIVLESTDTIDAKIKEFYPHASKIVSCTTESSLGNISISAATEPHGLESIDLAIVKGDLAVSENGAVWIEENDFTIRVLPFITNDLVLIVNKEDIHLHLHDAYETISKRDRTFGLFLSGPSKTADIEQCLVIGAQGAISLTVLIL, from the coding sequence ATGAGTAGAGAATCTATTTTAAATGCTGTTAGAAAGAACAAACCAGAGGCTTTGCCTTTACCTGAAATTGATTTGAATGTTTTTGCTGAAGACAAAGATCTTGTAAAAACGTTTATTGAAAATGTTCAATTTGTAGGAGGCCGTGCTATTGTGTTGGAAAGTACAGATACCATTGATGCTAAAATAAAGGAGTTTTATCCTCATGCTTCAAAAATAGTGTCTTGTACTACCGAGTCCTCATTGGGTAATATTTCAATTTCTGCAGCAACAGAACCTCATGGTCTAGAATCTATTGATTTGGCCATTGTAAAAGGCGATTTGGCAGTCTCTGAAAATGGTGCCGTATGGATTGAAGAAAATGATTTCACGATTCGAGTTTTGCCTTTTATTACAAATGATTTAGTTTTAATTGTTAATAAAGAAGACATTCATCTGCATTTACATGATGCATACGAAACTATTTCAAAACGAGATCGTACTTTTGGATTATTTCTTTCTGGGCCTTCAAAAACCGCAGATATTGAGCAGTGTTTGGTAATTGGAGCACAAGGAGCTATTAGTTTAACCGTTTTAATTTTGTAA
- the kduI gene encoding 5-dehydro-4-deoxy-D-glucuronate isomerase encodes MSISYESRYASSPQGVKSYDTTQLRNEFLIENLFESDKINLVYSHYDRFISGGVLPINKALTLETIDPLKAPYFLERRELGIINVGQSGTVTVDGTAYNLEHKEALYVGQGNKDVVFSSKSSSEPAMFYINSTPAHKSYPTKKIGTDDVEVIELGSPETANARTLRKYIVNSVVDVCQLQMGMTSIKPGSSWNTMPAHVHDRRMEVYFYFEIPEGQSVCHFMGEPQETRHIWMQNNQAVISPPWSIHSGSGTSNYSFIWGMAGENLDYGDMDVCKIPDLR; translated from the coding sequence ATGTCAATTAGTTATGAATCACGTTATGCTTCAAGTCCACAAGGTGTAAAAAGTTATGACACAACACAATTAAGAAACGAGTTTTTAATTGAAAACCTTTTCGAATCTGATAAAATAAACCTAGTGTACTCGCACTACGACCGTTTCATTTCAGGTGGTGTTTTACCCATTAATAAAGCACTAACTTTAGAAACTATCGATCCGCTTAAAGCACCATACTTTTTAGAAAGACGTGAGTTAGGAATAATAAATGTCGGACAAAGTGGTACAGTAACAGTCGATGGTACAGCATACAATTTAGAACACAAAGAAGCTTTATACGTTGGTCAAGGAAATAAAGACGTTGTTTTTTCAAGCAAGTCTAGTAGTGAGCCAGCTATGTTTTATATCAATTCAACACCAGCTCATAAATCGTATCCAACTAAAAAAATTGGAACTGATGATGTTGAGGTTATTGAATTAGGATCGCCAGAAACAGCTAACGCTCGTACATTAAGAAAATACATTGTAAACAGTGTGGTAGATGTTTGTCAATTACAAATGGGAATGACATCTATTAAACCAGGAAGCAGCTGGAATACGATGCCTGCGCACGTTCATGACCGAAGAATGGAAGTGTATTTCTATTTCGAAATACCAGAAGGACAATCTGTTTGTCATTTCATGGGCGAACCTCAAGAAACCAGACATATATGGATGCAAAATAATCAAGCAGTTATCTCTCCACCATGGTCTATCCATTCTGGTTCTGGTACTAGTAATTACTCGTTTATTTGGGGTATGGCAGGAGAAAATTTAGATTATGGCGATATGGATGTTTGTAAAATTCCAGATTTACGATAG
- a CDS encoding Gfo/Idh/MocA family oxidoreductase, with product MKQIRTALLSYGMSGKIFHAPFLALHDGFELTGAWERSKKLIQNDYPAVKSYSSLDELLNDTIDLVVVNTPVDTHFEYAKQAILAGKHVIVEKAFTTTAAEASELNTLAKENNVKLAVYQNRRWDSDFKTVKSVFESNILGSIVEAEIRFDRYNPILSDKQWKESANPGAGILKDLGPHIIDQALCLFGYPNAVFADIRTLRKNSLVDDNIDILLIYEDKRVRLHAGFFNKELVPSFVLQGRHGSFFKSRSDVQEDVLKTGAKPNLDTWVTEPEAHQGLLHVVKNGETIRKTIPTLQGNYYDYFDEVYKSITDNQQEPVTAEDGLKVMQIIEAAIKSAQLGSVVSLNN from the coding sequence ATGAAACAAATTCGAACCGCTCTTTTATCTTACGGAATGTCGGGCAAAATATTTCACGCTCCTTTCTTAGCATTACATGATGGTTTTGAGTTAACGGGCGCTTGGGAGCGAAGTAAAAAGTTAATTCAAAATGATTATCCGGCTGTTAAAAGCTATAGCAGTTTAGATGAATTACTTAACGATACCATCGATTTGGTTGTGGTAAATACCCCTGTAGATACCCATTTCGAGTATGCTAAACAGGCTATATTAGCAGGAAAACACGTTATTGTTGAAAAGGCTTTTACAACCACTGCAGCCGAAGCTTCAGAGTTAAATACATTAGCCAAAGAAAATAATGTGAAATTGGCCGTTTACCAAAATAGACGATGGGATAGCGATTTCAAAACAGTAAAAAGCGTTTTTGAAAGCAATATCCTTGGATCAATTGTTGAAGCTGAAATTCGTTTTGACAGATATAATCCGATACTTAGTGATAAACAATGGAAAGAATCGGCAAATCCAGGCGCTGGAATTTTAAAAGATTTAGGACCTCATATTATAGACCAAGCTTTATGTCTTTTTGGTTACCCTAACGCTGTTTTTGCAGATATTAGAACCCTAAGGAAAAACTCTTTGGTTGATGATAATATTGATATCCTTCTTATTTATGAAGATAAACGGGTTAGATTGCATGCTGGATTTTTTAATAAAGAATTAGTACCAAGTTTTGTCCTTCAGGGAAGACATGGTAGTTTCTTTAAATCGCGCTCCGATGTTCAAGAAGATGTTCTTAAAACTGGTGCAAAGCCAAATTTAGATACTTGGGTAACAGAACCTGAAGCCCATCAAGGTCTTTTACATGTCGTTAAAAACGGTGAAACTATTAGAAAAACTATACCTACTTTACAAGGTAATTATTACGATTATTTCGACGAGGTTTACAAATCTATTACAGATAACCAACAAGAACCCGTAACAGCTGAAGACGGATTAAAAGTGATGCAAATAATAGAAGCCGCCATTAAAAGTGCTCAGTTAGGTAGTGTAGTTTCTTTAAATAATTAA
- a CDS encoding PH domain-containing protein — protein MTFKSKKDGLFSTIILGTNGFLILVLIFLFSNKTIDKNDVFPIIILLATIIFTLWLFFGTYYELSKESGLVYHCGLIHGKIKLERISEIVKGKTLWVGFRPATSRNGLIVKYDKYNEIYISPQSNETFIKKILELHSAIKITE, from the coding sequence ATGACATTTAAAAGTAAAAAAGATGGGTTGTTTAGCACCATAATTCTTGGTACAAACGGATTCTTAATACTGGTTTTAATTTTTTTGTTTTCAAATAAAACCATAGATAAAAATGATGTCTTTCCTATAATCATTCTACTCGCTACTATAATTTTTACACTTTGGCTGTTTTTTGGCACCTATTATGAATTATCTAAAGAATCTGGATTAGTTTACCATTGCGGCCTCATACATGGCAAAATAAAATTAGAACGAATTTCTGAAATAGTAAAAGGAAAAACACTTTGGGTGGGTTTTAGACCAGCTACATCCAGAAATGGATTAATAGTAAAGTACGACAAATACAACGAAATTTATATTAGTCCGCAAAGCAACGAAACTTTTATTAAAAAAATATTAGAACTCCATAGTGCTATTAAAATTACAGAGTAA
- a CDS encoding FAD-dependent oxidoreductase, with protein MDKEQSKKTNLVVCPDCSGSGKKRRKLQKKVRQEYKKNLEQFIINGQIGGPPVKPKGTLQACQKCAGSGLVSSASPTIINNKNYPNIAIIGGGIAGIALAVACKHRGIPCTVFERDNSFDARSQGYGLTLQQASKAMKGFGIHTLKEGIVSTKHIVHNTSGEVIGEWGMRKWLPSQNKTSKQSNIHIARQSLRLALLEQLGGHETVNWGHQLINYTKNKDQSLNITFHFNGETISKTADLIVGADGIRSTVRDLILDENTTPLRYLDCIVILGICSLSDLKGIDSPLLDSETVFQTANGHERIYMMPYNKDAIMWQLSFPLPENEAKALSLLGPEALKEEACKRTQWHAPIPEILAATKAALISGYPVYDRALLQPELLEEKGPVTLIGDAAHPMSPFKGQGANQALLDALTLARLITKKCQNSTNWNAVGIRAHILKDFEKDMLKRSAIKVKDSAEAAKFLHSEIVLQKGNQPRGSILKKK; from the coding sequence ATGGATAAAGAGCAAAGCAAAAAAACCAACCTAGTTGTTTGTCCAGACTGTTCCGGAAGTGGAAAAAAAAGAAGAAAACTACAAAAAAAGGTTCGACAAGAATACAAAAAAAACCTCGAGCAATTTATAATAAACGGACAAATAGGCGGCCCGCCTGTTAAGCCAAAAGGGACACTTCAAGCTTGCCAAAAATGTGCTGGCTCTGGTCTAGTTTCAAGTGCCTCACCCACCATAATTAACAACAAAAATTATCCGAATATTGCTATTATTGGCGGTGGTATTGCCGGAATTGCATTAGCTGTGGCCTGCAAACATCGAGGAATTCCCTGTACTGTTTTTGAACGCGACAACTCATTTGATGCGCGTTCACAAGGCTACGGATTAACCCTTCAACAGGCCAGTAAAGCCATGAAAGGATTTGGTATTCATACCTTAAAGGAAGGCATCGTTTCAACAAAACATATTGTGCATAATACTTCTGGTGAAGTTATTGGTGAATGGGGCATGCGAAAGTGGCTGCCTTCGCAAAACAAAACCTCTAAACAATCTAATATTCACATAGCCAGACAGTCATTGCGCTTGGCCTTACTCGAACAACTTGGTGGACATGAAACTGTAAATTGGGGACACCAGTTAATAAATTACACTAAAAATAAAGACCAATCTTTAAATATTACGTTCCATTTTAATGGTGAAACAATCAGTAAAACAGCCGATTTAATAGTTGGAGCCGATGGCATTAGAAGCACCGTTCGAGATTTAATTTTAGATGAAAACACAACACCTCTGCGCTATTTAGATTGTATAGTTATATTGGGTATTTGTTCATTATCTGATTTAAAAGGAATAGATAGCCCTTTGTTAGATTCTGAAACGGTATTTCAAACAGCTAATGGCCATGAACGCATTTATATGATGCCTTATAATAAAGATGCCATCATGTGGCAACTAAGCTTTCCTTTACCCGAAAATGAAGCAAAAGCGCTAAGTTTATTAGGCCCGGAAGCATTAAAAGAAGAAGCCTGTAAAAGAACACAGTGGCATGCACCCATACCCGAAATTTTAGCAGCAACCAAAGCGGCTTTAATTTCAGGGTATCCTGTTTACGACCGAGCATTACTTCAACCCGAACTATTGGAAGAAAAAGGTCCCGTAACACTTATAGGAGATGCAGCACATCCCATGAGTCCGTTTAAGGGTCAAGGTGCCAACCAAGCATTACTAGATGCGCTTACACTTGCACGATTGATTACTAAAAAATGCCAAAATTCTACCAATTGGAACGCAGTTGGAATAAGAGCGCATATTTTAAAAGACTTTGAAAAAGACATGCTAAAACGCAGTGCAATAAAAGTGAAAGATTCTGCCGAGGCTGCTAAGTTTTTACATTCTGAAATCGTTTTACAAAAAGGTAACCAACCTAGAGGCAGTATTTTAAAGAAGAAATAA
- a CDS encoding alpha/beta hydrolase: MTHTSLPLYHITKPSTLKENAPLLIMMHGYGSDENDLFSFASELLEELFIISVRAPYTLEPYGNAWYAINFDAEQGKWNDNEQARKSRDLISLFIDKAVETYPVNKNNVTLLGFSQGSILSYAVALTYPEKVKNIVALSGYVNKDILPENTEALDYSNLDFYCSHGSVDQVIPVDWARQTPPFLSALNIKHKYSEFPVGHGVAPQNFYEFKNWLINRI, from the coding sequence ATGACGCATACTTCACTCCCATTATATCATATAACAAAACCATCAACTCTTAAAGAAAATGCGCCTTTGCTTATCATGATGCATGGTTATGGTAGTGATGAAAACGATTTATTTTCGTTTGCCAGCGAATTACTCGAGGAATTATTTATTATTTCGGTTCGTGCTCCTTATACTTTAGAACCCTATGGCAATGCTTGGTACGCTATAAATTTTGATGCCGAACAAGGTAAATGGAATGATAACGAACAAGCCAGAAAATCGCGCGATTTAATTTCGTTATTTATAGATAAAGCCGTTGAAACTTATCCTGTAAATAAAAATAACGTAACCCTTCTAGGTTTTAGCCAAGGAAGTATTTTGAGTTATGCGGTGGCTTTAACCTATCCCGAAAAAGTAAAAAACATTGTTGCTTTAAGTGGTTATGTAAACAAAGATATTTTACCAGAAAACACGGAAGCTTTAGATTACTCTAATTTAGATTTTTATTGCTCGCATGGTAGTGTCGATCAAGTAATTCCTGTCGATTGGGCACGACAAACACCTCCTTTTTTAAGTGCTTTAAACATTAAACACAAGTACTCCGAATTTCCTGTAGGACACGGTGTGGCTCCTCAAAATTTCTATGAATTTAAAAATTGGTTAATTAATAGAATATAA
- a CDS encoding dihydroorotase, whose translation MNILIKSATIIDSKSEFHNTIQDILIKNGVISEIGPELKNPGNYQEITLKNLHISQGWFDSSVSFGEPGFEERETIANGLKTAAKSGFTAVAMNAETNPVIDCNADITFVNSKARNHAVTLLPVGALTVESKGVDLAELYDMHTAGAVAFYDYKKPISNPNLMKIALQYASNFGGLVFSFPQENKIAGHGVMNEHITSTTLGLKGIPSLAEEMQVARDLFLLEYTGGKLHIPTISSAKSVELIREAKKKKLDVTCSVAIHNLYFTDEALKEFNTHFKVLPPIRIASDVEALIEGLKDGTIDMVTSDHNPIDVEHKKIEFDHAAYGTIGLESAFGALQTIFTTKKSVEILTKGKMRFGLESQPINVGNKADITLFNPDIKFSFTGKHIISKSKNAIFENESLKGTVYGIVANNQLVLNS comes from the coding sequence ATGAACATACTTATAAAATCGGCCACCATAATAGATTCGAAAAGTGAATTTCACAATACGATTCAAGATATCTTAATAAAAAATGGTGTTATTTCTGAAATTGGTCCCGAACTTAAAAACCCCGGAAACTACCAAGAAATTACTTTAAAAAACCTACACATATCGCAAGGTTGGTTTGATAGTAGTGTTAGTTTTGGTGAACCAGGTTTTGAAGAACGCGAAACCATAGCAAACGGACTTAAAACAGCGGCGAAATCTGGGTTTACAGCCGTTGCCATGAATGCCGAAACAAACCCTGTAATAGACTGCAATGCCGATATTACGTTTGTAAATTCTAAAGCGCGTAACCACGCCGTTACATTGCTGCCTGTAGGTGCCTTAACCGTAGAAAGTAAAGGTGTTGATTTAGCTGAATTGTACGATATGCATACCGCTGGCGCTGTGGCCTTTTACGATTATAAAAAGCCTATTTCCAATCCGAATTTAATGAAGATTGCGCTTCAATACGCCAGTAACTTTGGTGGTTTAGTATTTTCGTTTCCGCAGGAAAACAAAATAGCAGGCCATGGTGTTATGAACGAACATATTACAAGCACCACCTTGGGATTAAAAGGAATTCCTAGCTTAGCCGAAGAAATGCAGGTGGCACGCGATTTATTTTTGTTAGAATATACAGGTGGTAAATTACACATCCCAACAATTTCATCGGCAAAATCGGTTGAGTTAATTCGAGAGGCTAAAAAGAAAAAATTAGATGTGACTTGCAGTGTGGCAATTCATAATTTATATTTTACAGATGAGGCTTTAAAAGAGTTTAACACGCATTTTAAAGTATTGCCTCCAATACGAATTGCCTCGGATGTTGAAGCATTAATTGAAGGCTTAAAAGATGGTACCATCGATATGGTAACAAGCGACCACAACCCTATTGATGTGGAACACAAGAAAATTGAATTCGATCATGCAGCCTATGGCACTATTGGTTTAGAAAGTGCTTTTGGTGCGCTTCAAACCATTTTTACCACTAAAAAATCTGTTGAAATTTTAACCAAAGGAAAAATGAGATTTGGTTTAGAATCGCAACCAATAAACGTTGGTAATAAAGCAGATATCACGCTTTTCAATCCGGATATAAAATTTTCATTTACAGGGAAGCATATCATTTCAAAATCTAAAAATGCCATTTTTGAAAATGAGTCTTTAAAAGGAACCGTTTACGGTATTGTAGCGAATAATCAACTGGTTTTAAATTCTTAA
- a CDS encoding vWA domain-containing protein: MQFKHPELLYALFLLLIPIIVHLFQLRKFKKVAFTNVAFLKRISLQTRKSSQIKKWLILVTRLLLFTAIIFAFTQPFFSNYKAINLEKETVIYLDNSFSMQAQGDKGPLLKRAVQDLINNIPEAENVSIVTNDQSFRNTSIKAIKNELLQLNYTSNTLNLDAAVLKSKSFFTKNKKSVKNLVLISDFQQDKNLSSLTKDSLVNINVVRLKPVNTNNISIDSAYIATTTATSVVLNVILKNSGNQIKNLPISVFNKSQLIAKTSVDLLEKTETSFTLPINEEINGQITIDDNHLLFDNSLYFSINKPSKINVLSINEGDDGFLKRIYTDNEFNYLSTKPSELNYNVINDQNLIILNELNDIPNALANTLKAFIAEGGYVLVIPSNKTNTNYNSFLLNYGIAFNDLIASEKLITTINYAHPLYQNGVFEKQVTNFQYPKTNSFYKIASKSGSSILSYEDGAAFLLQDKNIFVFTSALNSDNSNFKNSPLIVPTLYNMGAFSLKTPRLYYQIGKQNSFDVATSLQQDAVVSLKNETLNIIPKQQYFNNKVRITTFETPSVASSYWITNKNQNLKLVSYNYNRDESNLNYIDPSTLENVNQSNSITELFDKIKSDTEINALWKWFVIFAFILLIIEMLILKYFK; encoded by the coding sequence ATGCAGTTTAAACATCCAGAACTTCTTTACGCCTTATTTTTACTGCTAATTCCTATTATTGTTCATTTATTTCAGCTTCGAAAATTTAAAAAAGTTGCTTTTACAAATGTGGCTTTTCTTAAAAGAATAAGTTTACAAACCAGAAAAAGTTCTCAAATAAAAAAATGGTTAATTCTTGTAACCAGATTACTTTTATTTACAGCTATAATTTTTGCTTTTACGCAACCTTTTTTTTCTAATTATAAAGCCATCAATTTAGAAAAGGAAACCGTTATTTATTTAGACAATTCCTTTAGCATGCAGGCTCAGGGAGATAAAGGTCCGCTTTTAAAACGCGCCGTTCAAGATTTAATAAATAACATACCCGAAGCAGAAAACGTTTCTATAGTAACAAACGATCAATCGTTTAGAAACACCAGTATAAAAGCCATTAAAAACGAGTTACTTCAATTAAATTATACATCGAATACCCTAAACCTCGACGCTGCTGTTTTAAAAAGTAAATCGTTCTTTACGAAAAATAAAAAAAGCGTTAAGAATTTAGTACTTATTTCAGATTTTCAGCAGGATAAAAACCTAAGTTCACTTACTAAAGATTCTTTGGTGAACATAAATGTTGTTAGGCTTAAACCGGTTAATACTAATAATATTTCTATAGATTCTGCATACATAGCAACCACGACTGCCACCTCGGTTGTTTTAAATGTTATTTTAAAAAACAGTGGAAATCAAATTAAAAATTTGCCTATTTCTGTGTTTAATAAAAGTCAGCTTATTGCCAAAACATCGGTTGATTTGCTAGAAAAAACCGAAACAAGTTTTACATTACCAATAAACGAAGAAATAAATGGACAAATTACCATAGACGACAACCATTTACTTTTCGATAATAGCCTGTATTTCAGTATTAATAAGCCCTCTAAAATAAATGTATTATCTATTAATGAAGGCGATGACGGGTTTTTAAAACGCATTTATACAGATAATGAGTTTAACTATTTAAGTACAAAACCCAGCGAGTTAAATTATAATGTAATTAACGACCAAAATCTTATTATTTTAAACGAACTAAATGATATTCCCAACGCACTTGCCAATACATTAAAAGCATTTATTGCAGAAGGTGGATATGTACTCGTTATTCCTTCAAATAAAACTAATACCAACTACAATAGTTTTCTTTTAAATTACGGGATTGCTTTTAACGATTTAATAGCTTCAGAAAAACTTATAACAACCATTAATTATGCGCATCCGTTATATCAAAATGGTGTTTTTGAGAAGCAGGTAACTAATTTTCAATATCCAAAAACAAATAGTTTTTATAAGATTGCTTCCAAAAGTGGTTCTTCAATTTTAAGTTATGAAGATGGTGCCGCATTTCTACTTCAAGACAAAAATATTTTTGTCTTTACAAGTGCTTTAAATTCTGATAATTCTAATTTTAAAAATTCACCTTTAATAGTACCAACACTTTATAATATGGGAGCCTTCAGTTTAAAAACTCCAAGGCTATACTATCAAATTGGTAAACAAAATAGTTTCGATGTTGCTACAAGTTTGCAACAAGATGCGGTGGTTTCATTAAAAAACGAAACACTAAATATTATTCCGAAGCAGCAATATTTTAACAACAAAGTACGAATAACAACTTTTGAAACGCCAAGCGTAGCCAGCTCATACTGGATAACCAATAAAAATCAAAATTTAAAATTGGTAAGCTATAATTATAACCGTGACGAAAGCAATTTAAATTATATAGACCCCTCGACTCTAGAAAACGTAAATCAAAGCAATTCCATTACCGAACTTTTTGATAAAATAAAAAGTGACACAGAAATTAACGCCTTATGGAAATGGTTTGTTATTTTTGCATTCATACTTTTAATCATTGAAATGCTCATCTTAAAATATTTTAAATGA
- a CDS encoding glycosyltransferase family 2 protein → MQKPLISILTPFKNTEKFISDCIISIINQTYEHWELIIIDDGSTDASFSIVDSYAKDDHRIKLYKNTGSGIIDALQMAFKISVGEYITRMDSDDIMPENKLEVLLNNLQQAGKKHVATGLVAYFSDNGISDGYKKYEDWLNELTRFGRNYSEIYKECVIASPCWLIHREDFIAADAFNPQRYPEDYDLVFRFYKQQYKIIPCNTILHYWRDYQVRTSRTHVHYAENTFLDLKLHYFLLLDYDASRTLVVWGAGLKGKTIAKALIEKNIPFHWICDNPKKIGKHIYNQPLEPFTNLENIKNPQSIVTVANALAQSEIRSYFKKQHMQEMTDYFFFC, encoded by the coding sequence ATGCAAAAACCATTAATTAGTATTTTAACACCGTTTAAAAATACAGAAAAATTCATATCAGATTGCATAATTTCTATAATAAACCAAACCTACGAGCATTGGGAGTTAATTATTATAGATGATGGCTCTACAGATGCAAGTTTTAGCATAGTAGATAGCTACGCTAAAGACGACCATCGAATAAAACTTTACAAAAATACAGGCAGTGGCATTATTGATGCTCTGCAAATGGCTTTTAAAATAAGTGTGGGCGAATATATTACGCGCATGGATAGCGATGATATTATGCCCGAAAACAAATTAGAAGTTTTATTAAATAATTTGCAGCAAGCTGGAAAAAAACACGTTGCTACGGGGTTAGTTGCTTATTTTTCTGATAATGGAATAAGTGATGGTTACAAAAAGTATGAAGATTGGTTAAATGAATTAACCCGTTTTGGTAGAAATTATTCTGAAATTTATAAAGAATGTGTCATTGCCTCACCGTGCTGGCTGATTCATCGCGAAGATTTTATTGCTGCCGATGCCTTTAATCCGCAACGGTATCCCGAAGATTACGATTTGGTATTTCGTTTTTACAAACAACAGTACAAAATAATACCTTGTAACACCATTTTACATTATTGGCGAGACTATCAGGTACGCACCTCAAGAACCCATGTGCATTATGCTGAAAATACGTTTTTAGATTTAAAACTGCATTATTTCCTACTGCTAGATTACGATGCCTCACGTACTTTAGTGGTATGGGGCGCTGGTTTAAAAGGAAAAACAATAGCTAAAGCCTTAATTGAAAAAAATATTCCGTTTCACTGGATTTGCGATAATCCGAAAAAAATTGGAAAACACATTTACAACCAACCACTAGAACCTTTCACTAACTTAGAAAATATTAAAAATCCTCAAAGTATAGTTACTGTGGCTAATGCTTTGGCTCAGAGCGAAATTAGAAGCTATTTTAAAAAGCAGCATATGCAAGAGATGACCGATTATTTTTTCTTCTGTTAA